A single window of Polaribacter sp. SA4-10 DNA harbors:
- a CDS encoding AAA family ATPase, with the protein MQNHFQYIKINQEQQNAANQINDFLESDTSIFILEGYAGTGKTTLIKGIVKFLENDRKPFNVMTSKGRAAKIYKRVCLLKLKQSLQCK; encoded by the coding sequence ATGCAAAATCACTTTCAATATATTAAAATAAATCAAGAGCAACAGAATGCTGCTAATCAAATAAATGATTTTTTAGAAAGTGATACAAGTATTTTTATACTGGAAGGATACGCTGGTACAGGGAAAACAACTTTAATTAAAGGAATTGTTAAATTCTTAGAGAATGATAGGAAGCCATTCAATGTTATGACGTCTAAAGGGAGAGCGGCTAAAATATATAAGAGGGTATGTCTTCTTAAGCTCAAACAATCATTACAATGCAAATAG
- a CDS encoding DUF3127 domain-containing protein: MEISGIIKKINKIQAIGSNGFQKRELVIVTNEQYPQMLLIEFIQEKCNLLNNFSIDDEVVISINLRGREWQSNSGEIKYFNTIQGWKITSKNNSNIPPPEPRSIAIEEDLPF; the protein is encoded by the coding sequence ATGGAAATATCTGGGATAATAAAAAAGATAAATAAAATACAAGCTATTGGTAGCAATGGTTTTCAAAAGAGAGAACTAGTAATTGTAACGAATGAGCAATATCCCCAAATGTTATTAATTGAATTTATTCAAGAGAAATGCAATTTATTAAATAATTTTTCAATTGATGATGAAGTAGTAATTTCTATAAATTTAAGAGGCAGAGAGTGGCAAAGTAATTCAGGTGAAATTAAATATTTTAATACAATTCAAGGCTGGAAAATAACATCTAAAAATAATTCAAATATTCCACCACCAGAACCAAGATCAATAGCTATTGAAGAAGACCTTCCTTTCTAA
- a CDS encoding DNA-processing protein DprA: MNNKIQHILALSLIKGVGDAFVKRRLIEIETYIDDVDLLGNMLGGKVTIDGINENLPLANKIIEDCFVNNIKLIPIISIQYPALLKEIKNPPTILYLKGNIGNLEKCLAIIGSRKSDVLGNTIASKIGAHFSAKWSICNGLVEGIDKNAILQNESVFSNVTGVLSGGLNYHKTSSKITQDLADKVLNNNGLLVSENPPNKREDQFSGSKASRIQAGLSKGVILIQSSDTGGSKYTLKAFSELSRVLGVISYQGNKKFDTEDHFSGNRLLLEKGLDGLAEMCEIKKMNNIKVKNIIPLMGKDDYILFDKAL; encoded by the coding sequence ATGAATAATAAAATACAACACATTCTTGCCTTGTCTTTGATTAAAGGTGTTGGCGATGCATTTGTGAAAAGACGGTTAATTGAAATTGAAACATATATAGATGATGTTGATTTGCTAGGAAACATGCTCGGTGGTAAGGTTACAATAGATGGGATTAATGAAAATTTGCCTTTAGCAAATAAAATAATTGAAGACTGTTTTGTTAATAATATTAAATTGATACCTATTATATCTATTCAATACCCAGCATTGTTAAAAGAAATTAAAAACCCTCCTACTATTTTATATTTAAAAGGAAATATAGGGAATCTAGAAAAATGTTTGGCAATTATTGGGTCTAGGAAGTCAGATGTTCTGGGGAATACAATTGCATCAAAAATAGGTGCACATTTTTCTGCAAAATGGTCAATTTGTAATGGTTTAGTAGAAGGGATTGATAAAAATGCTATCCTACAAAATGAATCAGTTTTTTCAAATGTAACTGGTGTACTTTCTGGTGGGTTAAATTATCATAAAACATCGTCAAAAATAACACAAGATCTTGCTGATAAAGTATTAAACAATAATGGATTGTTAGTCTCTGAAAACCCTCCAAATAAACGTGAAGATCAATTTTCTGGAAGCAAAGCTAGTAGGATACAGGCAGGGTTATCAAAAGGTGTTATCTTAATTCAAAGCAGTGATACTGGAGGCTCAAAGTATACTTTAAAAGCATTTTCAGAATTAAGTAGAGTACTAGGCGTAATAAGTTATCAAGGAAATAAAAAATTTGACACTGAAGATCATTTTTCTGGGAATAGATTACTTTTAGAGAAGGGGCTTGATGGTTTAGCTGAAATGTGTGAGATTAAAAAAATGAATAATATAAAAGTTAAAAACATTATTCCCTTGATGGGTAAGGATGATTATATTTTATTTGATAAAGCTTTATAA
- a CDS encoding NIF family HAD-type phosphatase, with amino-acid sequence MIIFLDLDGTLTHTAHSYFKKMKDGIANTDVELIKRYVFPGALSFIKEQLLLGNKLYIISDSHPNYVKAIAEQIFDLPYLSLADKPNDKKTRAFIQSTPNLKEAFHNKDNFILVGDSWLDVALGRLLNIRTVLTKLYTSTEVELRDGIGDDWKPMKQGPTYYANNFNELANIISNPLKNLLALEAVFQGVISSKVVKFKFHKHTNGFTAFRCLARQDDGECDRFASADKYFQIDNPARTIDFLDNLALSVSNYLKSVEAQNTFKWDYLSYVSDKKTTKPPNKMKQIFDLVKSNIPKVELFEWDPNVEGKLRYQPDYKSRREFIAKYLSTHKYYDLKDKSIIVIDDQFTSSATAYEISTQLRNRGAKNILFIALFYLILPLSNKTCPKCGKSMQIKINRDNGNKFYSCIPPKYRGEGCGNIINI; translated from the coding sequence ATGATTATATTTTTAGATTTAGATGGAACATTAACCCATACAGCCCATTCCTATTTTAAAAAGATGAAGGATGGTATTGCAAATACTGATGTAGAGTTAATTAAAAGATATGTGTTTCCGGGAGCTCTCAGTTTTATAAAGGAACAGCTTTTATTAGGAAATAAATTATATATTATTTCAGATAGTCATCCAAACTACGTCAAAGCAATTGCGGAGCAAATTTTCGACTTACCTTATTTAAGTTTAGCTGATAAACCAAATGACAAGAAAACTAGGGCTTTTATCCAATCTACCCCAAACTTAAAGGAAGCATTTCATAATAAAGATAATTTTATTTTAGTAGGTGATAGTTGGCTTGATGTTGCACTTGGTCGTTTGTTAAATATTCGTACAGTATTAACAAAACTATATACTTCAACTGAAGTGGAGTTAAGAGATGGTATTGGTGATGATTGGAAACCAATGAAACAAGGTCCAACATACTATGCTAATAATTTTAATGAATTAGCCAATATTATTTCAAATCCGTTAAAGAATTTATTAGCGCTAGAAGCTGTTTTTCAAGGTGTAATATCTTCAAAAGTGGTGAAGTTTAAATTTCATAAACATACTAATGGATTTACAGCTTTTCGCTGTTTAGCAAGACAAGATGATGGCGAATGTGACAGGTTTGCAAGTGCAGACAAGTATTTTCAAATTGATAACCCGGCAAGAACAATCGATTTTTTAGATAACCTAGCCCTATCAGTTTCAAACTATTTAAAAAGCGTTGAAGCTCAAAATACATTTAAGTGGGATTATCTTTCATATGTTTCCGATAAAAAGACAACGAAACCTCCAAATAAAATGAAACAGATATTTGATTTGGTTAAAAGTAATATTCCCAAAGTAGAACTTTTTGAATGGGATCCAAATGTTGAGGGAAAATTAAGGTATCAACCCGATTATAAATCTCGTAGAGAATTTATTGCGAAGTATCTATCAACCCATAAATATTATGATTTAAAAGATAAAAGCATTATAGTTATTGATGATCAGTTTACCTCATCTGCCACAGCTTACGAAATTTCCACTCAATTGCGTAATAGAGGCGCCAAAAACATTCTATTTATAGCGCTATTTTATTTAATTTTACCACTATCAAATAAAACCTGTCCAAAATGTGGTAAGAGTATGCAAATAAAAATAAATCGAGATAATGGAAATAAATTTTATTCCTGCATCCCTCCCAAATATAGAGGAGAAGGCTGTGGCAACATTATAAATATTTAG
- a CDS encoding DUF2779 domain-containing protein — protein sequence MLSKSRYLKGLKCSKALWLNKFKKDEVYYSENTKAIFSQGNTAGDLAQQYFPNGELALVSNYPDSKAIARTKELIANGVTTIYEATFATENTLIALDILHKIKGKWHAFEVKSTSSVKEEHVRDAAIQYYVMTNAGIEIEDISIMHFDRNYVRKGAIIPTQLFTYESVFRRMQNYLNEIPKNIEAFLEVYQQEEPTVTIGTHCDNPYPCEFANYCHQLIENKELLENKIAQKVLSTEVNYRNTIAIQDFLNSNPYPIYSLDFESIMYGIPEHDDSRPYQQIPFQYSLHIQKNATSKPEHFEFLGNGREDPREELIKSMITACGSHGTILMYSHFEKTIINGLIRDFPKYTIPLEHLIDRLVDLLPVFKKHLKTEATQKNASLKNVLPTFLTQFSYDDLDIQNGMATMDVYRNLSNLSKSELLVARKNMLEYCKLDTLAVLELYKLLCEG from the coding sequence ATGTTATCAAAATCGAGATATTTAAAAGGGCTCAAATGCAGTAAAGCATTGTGGCTAAACAAGTTCAAAAAAGATGAAGTTTATTACTCGGAAAACACAAAAGCTATTTTTAGCCAAGGAAATACTGCTGGAGATTTAGCGCAGCAGTATTTTCCAAATGGTGAATTGGCTTTGGTTTCTAATTATCCAGACTCAAAAGCCATTGCAAGAACTAAAGAATTAATTGCAAATGGAGTAACTACCATTTACGAAGCTACTTTTGCTACCGAAAACACCTTGATAGCTTTAGATATATTACATAAAATTAAAGGAAAATGGCATGCCTTTGAAGTAAAAAGCACCAGTTCTGTAAAAGAAGAACATGTTAGAGATGCTGCTATTCAGTATTATGTGATGACAAATGCAGGCATTGAAATTGAAGATATTTCTATCATGCATTTTGATAGAAACTATGTTCGTAAAGGAGCAATTATCCCCACTCAATTATTTACTTATGAGAGTGTTTTTAGAAGGATGCAAAATTATTTAAACGAAATTCCAAAAAATATTGAAGCCTTTTTAGAAGTTTATCAACAAGAAGAACCTACAGTTACTATTGGTACGCATTGTGACAATCCATATCCTTGTGAGTTTGCAAATTACTGCCATCAGCTTATTGAAAACAAAGAGTTGTTAGAAAATAAAATAGCCCAAAAAGTTCTATCTACTGAGGTTAATTATAGAAATACAATTGCTATTCAAGATTTTTTAAACTCAAATCCATATCCAATTTATTCTTTGGATTTTGAATCGATTATGTACGGAATTCCTGAACATGATGACTCAAGACCTTATCAACAAATTCCTTTTCAATATAGTTTACATATTCAAAAAAATGCAACTTCTAAACCAGAACATTTTGAGTTTTTAGGAAATGGAAGGGAAGATCCAAGAGAGGAACTTATAAAAAGTATGATTACAGCTTGTGGATCTCATGGAACAATTTTAATGTATTCTCATTTTGAAAAAACGATTATAAATGGTTTAATAAGAGATTTTCCTAAATATACGATTCCATTAGAACATTTAATTGATAGGTTGGTCGATTTATTACCCGTTTTTAAAAAGCACTTAAAAACTGAAGCTACTCAAAAAAATGCTTCTTTAAAAAATGTTTTGCCTACTTTTTTAACTCAATTTTCATATGACGATTTAGATATTCAAAATGGCATGGCAACAATGGATGTCTATAGAAACCTTTCTAATTTATCGAAATCAGAACTTTTAGTAGCTCGTAAGAATATGTTGGAGTATTGTAAGTTGGATACTTTGGCGGTTTTGGAATTGTATAAATTGTTGTGTGAAGGCTAA
- a CDS encoding restriction endonuclease, which yields MKKEIYSFAKIDDNNARELVYRSIKEGKSRFGMWDPEESLIDNWYGKIAFLLNINANDWIVHINMPSYGKCVAIETTGTYSFDDGIVCSWGIDFNNYIPVNPNSIIEFDRNEVDILPFVDNAPRRRAQRILDVEDFFKSLDNLKNKKYTDVSIQDRSITHLRENINDVLPTITASIHKMNKSKEFERFLHRIFDKMPNTISIQNGFGWKTDNGADLIVEFENPIIGINITTKLIVQAKSYEGAHFDKNAIDQIVTDMEEYGADAGLLITTATETEALEDYVREMSEKTQKTIDVIAGIDVAKFVLRYAPELLLGN from the coding sequence ATGAAAAAAGAAATATATTCATTTGCAAAAATTGATGATAATAATGCCAGAGAGTTAGTCTATCGGTCTATAAAAGAAGGAAAATCTCGTTTTGGAATGTGGGATCCAGAAGAATCGTTAATAGATAATTGGTATGGAAAAATTGCATTTTTATTAAACATAAATGCTAATGATTGGATTGTACATATAAATATGCCTTCTTATGGAAAATGTGTTGCTATCGAAACAACTGGAACCTACAGTTTTGATGATGGTATTGTATGCTCTTGGGGTATTGATTTTAATAATTATATTCCAGTAAACCCAAATTCAATTATCGAATTTGATAGAAATGAAGTTGACATACTACCTTTTGTGGATAATGCCCCAAGAAGAAGAGCACAAAGAATATTAGATGTAGAAGATTTTTTTAAATCCTTAGATAATTTAAAAAATAAAAAATATACAGATGTCAGTATACAAGATCGTTCTATAACTCATTTACGAGAAAATATAAATGATGTACTACCAACTATTACAGCTTCTATCCATAAAATGAATAAAAGTAAAGAGTTTGAACGTTTTTTGCATAGAATTTTTGATAAAATGCCCAACACAATATCTATACAAAATGGTTTTGGTTGGAAAACAGATAATGGTGCGGATTTAATTGTTGAATTTGAAAACCCTATTATTGGCATAAATATTACTACAAAATTAATAGTACAAGCAAAATCTTATGAAGGTGCCCATTTCGATAAAAATGCCATAGACCAAATTGTAACTGACATGGAGGAATATGGTGCGGATGCAGGTCTTTTAATTACTACTGCAACAGAAACTGAAGCATTGGAAGATTATGTAAGAGAGATGTCTGAAAAAACACAAAAAACTATTGATGTAATTGCAGGGATAGATGTTGCTAAATTTGTTCTACGTTATGCTCCTGAATTATTACTGGGTAACTAG
- a CDS encoding DUF3696 domain-containing protein: MKNKIGIKSFRVFEEMTEFEIRPLTLLTGPNNSGKSSFTKLILAFKNNLKGIKFMESEEHNLESYEKILNWSSSSNELVVRPAAAVPGLSSDFCYQITYVDNSMQVIDIVNVLDGSKLISLQSVNGEKIIYDDDNHGMIGTTHKNEASFYFDIIGLIELFYSKQIDVNNGLFKTSVYENENKYYKHEINHLKQDYLLFDIFDGDTNITAYWKEDLLKYQTQLFGSGIMFKQGIYLYASFQNLNEFIKKSAGIVKEKLKDVLQKELELKNVKIEFSALGSLMFVNSKFDFIKPFSNHKAINALGSRAIHYVSANRGSQKRVLQNKADSQINELVASYSSLQQPDFKYLQQVLALFEIEGELVIERHENTISCVYLKRDNNKINLADLGFGYSQVIPIILKILIEIGDTAGEKRWGMGDFIGRTFIIEEPEANLHPNLQSKFADFLALTLKKHPKFHFIIETHSEYLLRKLQFLTAKGALNTNDTIIHYFNNDKYVSINEPKVKHIDILADGNLSDSFGPGFYDETTKLQFDLYKINQAQNN; the protein is encoded by the coding sequence ATGAAAAATAAAATAGGAATCAAAAGTTTTAGAGTTTTTGAAGAGATGACGGAGTTTGAAATTCGCCCTTTAACACTTCTTACGGGACCTAATAATAGCGGTAAAAGCTCATTTACAAAATTAATATTAGCCTTTAAAAATAATTTAAAGGGTATAAAATTTATGGAGAGTGAAGAGCATAATTTAGAGTCCTATGAAAAGATTTTAAATTGGTCATCTTCTTCAAACGAATTAGTCGTTAGACCCGCTGCCGCCGTCCCTGGCTTAAGTAGTGATTTTTGCTATCAAATTACCTATGTAGATAATTCTATGCAAGTAATAGATATTGTTAATGTATTGGATGGTAGTAAATTGATTTCTTTGCAATCGGTGAACGGAGAGAAAATAATATATGACGATGATAATCATGGGATGATTGGAACGACACATAAAAATGAAGCAAGCTTTTATTTTGATATAATAGGTTTAATTGAATTATTTTATTCAAAACAAATAGATGTAAATAATGGTTTATTTAAAACTTCGGTATATGAAAATGAAAATAAATATTACAAGCATGAAATCAATCATTTAAAGCAAGATTATTTGCTTTTTGATATTTTTGATGGGGATACTAATATCACCGCATACTGGAAAGAAGATCTTTTAAAATATCAAACGCAATTATTTGGAAGTGGTATCATGTTTAAACAAGGAATCTATTTGTATGCTTCTTTTCAAAATTTAAATGAATTTATCAAGAAATCTGCTGGTATTGTAAAAGAAAAATTAAAAGATGTTTTACAAAAAGAATTGGAGTTAAAGAATGTCAAAATAGAATTTAGTGCACTAGGTTCTTTAATGTTTGTTAATTCTAAATTTGATTTTATTAAACCTTTTAGCAATCATAAAGCAATTAACGCTTTAGGCAGCAGGGCAATTCATTATGTTTCTGCTAACCGTGGCAGTCAAAAGCGAGTTTTACAAAATAAAGCGGATAGTCAAATTAACGAGCTCGTAGCTAGTTATTCATCTCTTCAACAACCAGATTTTAAATACTTACAACAAGTATTGGCCTTGTTTGAAATAGAGGGGGAATTGGTCATTGAGCGCCATGAAAATACTATTTCTTGTGTGTACCTTAAACGGGATAATAATAAAATAAATTTAGCAGATTTAGGTTTTGGTTATTCACAGGTTATTCCTATTATTCTAAAAATATTAATAGAGATTGGTGATACTGCTGGTGAAAAAAGATGGGGGATGGGCGATTTTATTGGAAGAACTTTCATTATAGAAGAACCGGAAGCTAATTTGCACCCCAATTTACAATCTAAATTTGCAGACTTTTTGGCTTTAACTTTAAAAAAGCACCCTAAATTCCATTTTATTATTGAAACACATAGTGAATACCTTTTAAGAAAATTACAATTTTTAACAGCAAAGGGTGCCTTAAATACAAACGATACGATTATTCATTATTTTAATAATGATAAATACGTGTCTATTAATGAACCTAAAGTAAAACATATTGACATATTAGCAGACGGAAATTTGTCTGATTCTTTTGGTCCAGGTTTTTATGATGAAACTACAAAGTTGCAATTTGATTTATATAAGATCAATCAAGCTCAAAATAATTAA
- a CDS encoding type I restriction endonuclease subunit R: MVSKTNEQALEAAIEKHLTGTCLEELKMQGIAIDSVNENADFYRTGKGYYIGQAANFNARFAIDEQFFWSFLENTQRKELEKLQKQSDWKLKILNRFDRMIKKYGVLHLLKKGLEVDDAHFTLFYQNPLASSSQQVKDNFQSNCFSETRQVRYSIDNPREEIDMVLFINGLPIVTMELKNQWTGQNARVHGQHQYRTQRDTKQPLLNFARCVVHFAVDTDEAYMTTKLDGKNTFFLPFNKGNKHGKGNPELPAGTSGHRTNYLWNEVFARESLANIIQHFVRLDGKKKDPIQTKTLFFPRYHQLDVVRKIIADASAKGVGQTYLIQHSAGSGKSNSITWAAYQLIEAYPENSNVPGVKDLEKPLFDSVIVVTDRRLLDKQIRDNIADFSEIKNIIAPAYSSKELRESLEQGKKIIITTIQKFPFIIEGIADLSDKRFAVIIDEAHSSQSGSAHDNMNRAMGQQVNEDEEFDAQDKIVQAMQSRKMRGNASYLAFTATPKPITLEKFGVKNEDGSFKPFHLYSMKQAIEEGFILDVLANYTTLKSYYEIEKSTEDNPLFDSTKAQKKLRAYVEQHQQTINTKAEIVLDHFIPKIVNQKKLKGKAKAMMVTQSIESAIRYYKALQNSLNDKGNPFKIAIAFSGTKTVDGIEYTEAEMNGFAEKDTRHKFDEDEYRILVVANKYLTGFDQPKLCAMYVDKKLQGVMAVQALSRLNRAATKLGKKTEDVFVLDFFNSTDDIKASFDPFYTATSLSEATDVNVLHELKDVLDEVGVYEWSEVEDFNEKFFNKEDAQVLSPIIERAAERFVHELELEDDEKADFKIKAKQFVKIYGQMASILPFEVLNWEKIYWFLKFLIPKLPINNPDIDALDELLSSIDLSTYGLERVRLNETIGLDDSASSVDPQNPNPRGAHGTDEDLDPLDLIINSFNEKWFQGWEATPDDQRVKFISLTKSIQTHPDFQSKVAENLDEQNKNLAFQKILDDVMSKQRKQELDLYRLYAKDEAFKTAFFDTMKRMSQT, encoded by the coding sequence ATGGTAAGTAAAACAAACGAACAAGCCCTAGAAGCAGCTATAGAAAAGCATTTAACAGGCACTTGCCTTGAAGAATTAAAAATGCAAGGCATAGCTATTGACTCTGTAAATGAAAATGCAGACTTCTATAGAACAGGGAAAGGCTACTATATTGGGCAGGCAGCAAATTTTAATGCACGTTTTGCTATAGACGAACAATTCTTTTGGTCTTTCTTAGAAAATACACAAAGAAAAGAATTAGAAAAACTACAAAAACAAAGCGACTGGAAATTGAAAATTCTAAATCGTTTTGACCGTATGATTAAAAAGTATGGAGTGCTGCATTTGCTTAAAAAAGGTTTGGAAGTTGATGATGCACATTTTACATTGTTTTATCAAAACCCACTAGCAAGTAGCAGCCAACAAGTAAAAGACAATTTTCAGAGTAACTGTTTTAGTGAAACCAGACAAGTACGCTATAGTATAGACAACCCACGAGAAGAGATAGACATGGTGTTGTTTATTAATGGATTGCCAATTGTAACCATGGAATTAAAAAACCAATGGACAGGTCAAAACGCTAGAGTGCATGGACAGCACCAATACAGAACCCAACGAGACACCAAACAACCTTTATTAAACTTTGCACGTTGTGTGGTACATTTTGCCGTAGACACAGACGAAGCTTATATGACTACCAAATTAGATGGTAAAAACACTTTTTTCTTGCCATTTAATAAAGGAAACAAGCACGGAAAGGGCAATCCAGAACTTCCAGCCGGTACTAGCGGCCATAGAACCAATTATTTGTGGAATGAAGTGTTTGCAAGAGAAAGTTTAGCCAATATCATTCAGCATTTTGTGCGTTTAGATGGTAAAAAGAAAGACCCAATTCAGACTAAAACTTTATTTTTTCCGAGATACCATCAACTAGATGTGGTACGTAAAATAATAGCAGATGCAAGTGCAAAAGGCGTTGGTCAAACCTATTTAATACAGCATTCAGCAGGTTCAGGAAAATCCAACTCTATTACTTGGGCTGCCTATCAACTAATTGAAGCGTATCCAGAAAATAGTAATGTTCCAGGCGTCAAAGACTTAGAAAAGCCCTTATTTGATTCGGTTATCGTGGTAACAGACAGACGTTTGTTGGACAAACAAATACGTGATAATATTGCAGATTTTTCAGAAATAAAAAACATCATTGCACCTGCTTACTCTTCTAAAGAATTAAGAGAAAGTTTAGAGCAAGGCAAGAAAATAATCATTACCACTATTCAGAAGTTCCCATTTATTATAGAAGGCATAGCAGATTTAAGCGACAAGCGTTTTGCAGTTATTATTGATGAAGCACACAGTAGTCAGAGTGGTTCAGCGCATGATAATATGAACAGAGCCATGGGGCAACAGGTAAATGAAGATGAAGAGTTTGATGCACAAGATAAAATAGTGCAAGCAATGCAGTCTCGTAAAATGCGAGGTAATGCTTCTTACTTGGCGTTTACAGCGACACCAAAGCCGATTACTTTAGAAAAATTTGGCGTAAAAAATGAAGACGGTAGTTTTAAACCGTTTCATTTGTATTCTATGAAACAAGCCATTGAGGAAGGCTTTATATTAGATGTATTGGCAAATTATACAACACTAAAAAGTTATTACGAAATAGAAAAATCTACAGAAGACAATCCGTTGTTTGATTCAACGAAAGCTCAGAAAAAATTAAGAGCTTATGTAGAACAGCATCAACAAACCATAAATACAAAAGCAGAAATTGTACTTGACCATTTTATTCCTAAAATAGTAAATCAAAAAAAGCTGAAAGGAAAAGCAAAAGCAATGATGGTAACTCAAAGTATAGAATCTGCGATACGTTATTACAAAGCTCTGCAAAACAGCTTAAATGATAAAGGCAATCCTTTTAAAATTGCAATTGCATTTTCTGGTACTAAAACGGTAGACGGAATCGAATATACTGAAGCAGAAATGAATGGCTTTGCAGAAAAAGACACACGACACAAGTTTGATGAAGATGAATATAGAATATTAGTGGTTGCTAATAAATACTTAACAGGCTTTGATCAACCTAAATTGTGTGCCATGTACGTAGATAAAAAATTACAAGGCGTAATGGCTGTTCAGGCTTTATCACGTTTAAACAGGGCTGCAACGAAATTAGGGAAGAAAACAGAAGATGTGTTTGTGTTGGATTTTTTCAACTCTACAGATGATATTAAAGCATCATTTGACCCCTTTTACACTGCAACATCATTAAGTGAAGCTACAGATGTAAATGTATTGCACGAGTTAAAAGATGTGTTAGATGAAGTTGGCGTTTACGAATGGAGTGAGGTAGAAGATTTTAATGAGAAGTTCTTTAATAAAGAAGATGCACAAGTATTAAGTCCGATTATTGAAAGAGCAGCAGAACGTTTTGTTCATGAATTAGAATTGGAAGATGATGAGAAGGCAGATTTTAAAATTAAAGCAAAACAGTTTGTCAAAATTTATGGTCAAATGGCTTCTATTTTGCCTTTTGAAGTTTTGAATTGGGAAAAGATCTATTGGTTTTTAAAGTTTCTAATTCCGAAATTACCAATTAACAATCCAGATATAGATGCCCTAGATGAACTTTTAAGTTCAATAGATTTATCTACCTACGGTTTAGAACGCGTTCGTTTAAATGAAACGATTGGTTTAGATGATTCAGCAAGTAGTGTAGACCCACAAAACCCAAACCCTAGAGGTGCTCACGGAACAGATGAAGATTTAGACCCTTTAGACTTGATTATTAATAGTTTTAATGAAAAATGGTTTCAAGGTTGGGAAGCAACACCAGATGACCAACGTGTTAAGTTTATCAGCTTAACTAAATCGATTCAAACGCATCCCGATTTTCAATCTAAAGTTGCAGAAAATTTAGATGAACAAAATAAAAATTTAGCGTTTCAAAAAATCTTAGATGATGTTATGTCTAAGCAGCGTAAGCAAGAATTAGATTTATACCGTCTATATGCTAAAGACGAGGCGTTTAAAACAGCGTTTTTTGATACCATGAAAAGGATGTCACAAACTTAA